In the genome of Marispirochaeta sp., one region contains:
- the pdhA gene encoding pyruvate dehydrogenase (acetyl-transferring) E1 component subunit alpha, producing MSLVKKYGKETTLSLLRNMLLMRRFEEKAGQMYGLRKIGGFCHLYIGQEAVAAGTIGALDLKSDYVIGAYRDHGHALSVGMDPKVIMAELYGKSTGCSKGKGGSMHMYSAEKHMLGGNGIVGSQIPVGTGVAWKIKYLEEKGVVLCYFGDGAIHQGAFHESLNLAKIHNLPIIYIVENNQYGMGTDFKRVSAVHDLARMGYAYDIPGKQLNGMQVMEVYDEFVNAVKSIREKPHPLFYEIKTYRYRGHSMSDPAKYRTPEELEEYKQQDPIPILLKEMQEEKLITEKEYKKMDDEIKAICDESVDFAEKSPEPELSALYEDVFAEA from the coding sequence ATGAGTCTGGTAAAGAAATACGGAAAAGAGACAACTCTCTCCCTGCTTCGGAATATGCTTCTGATGCGACGTTTTGAGGAAAAAGCGGGTCAGATGTACGGCCTGCGAAAAATCGGCGGCTTCTGTCACCTGTATATCGGACAGGAAGCGGTTGCTGCAGGGACCATCGGGGCGCTGGATTTAAAAAGCGATTACGTGATTGGGGCCTACCGCGACCATGGGCACGCCCTGTCGGTGGGAATGGACCCCAAGGTAATTATGGCGGAACTCTACGGCAAGTCAACCGGCTGCTCAAAAGGCAAAGGTGGATCCATGCACATGTATTCTGCCGAAAAACACATGCTCGGGGGCAACGGTATTGTGGGCAGCCAGATACCCGTTGGAACCGGGGTCGCCTGGAAGATTAAATACCTGGAAGAAAAGGGTGTAGTCCTCTGCTATTTCGGCGACGGGGCCATTCACCAGGGAGCATTTCACGAGAGCCTCAACCTGGCGAAGATTCACAATCTTCCCATTATCTACATCGTGGAAAATAACCAGTACGGCATGGGTACCGATTTTAAGCGTGTATCTGCAGTCCATGATCTGGCCCGCATGGGTTACGCCTACGATATACCGGGTAAGCAGCTCAACGGAATGCAGGTCATGGAGGTCTACGACGAGTTTGTAAACGCCGTCAAAAGTATCAGGGAAAAACCCCATCCTCTTTTCTACGAAATCAAGACCTATCGGTACCGCGGACATTCCATGAGCGATCCTGCCAAGTATCGAACACCTGAGGAACTTGAAGAGTATAAACAGCAGGACCCGATACCAATACTCCTGAAAGAGATGCAGGAAGAAAAACTCATCACCGAGAAGGAGTACAAGAAGATGGATGATGAGATCAAGGCTATTTGTGATGAGTCGGTGGATTTTGCGGAAAAGAGTCCCGAGCCTGAACTTTCCGCGCTTTACGAAGATGTCTTCGCTGAAGCCTGA